One genomic region from Methanocorpusculum vombati encodes:
- a CDS encoding peroxiredoxin: protein MSLNVNDTIPGFCLPDAAGNKICIPDASADLTVLYFYPKDNTSGCTLEAKEFSELLPRFTELGVKVYGISQDSIKSHEKFIQKQELTVPLLSDPDHIAIEGFGVWIQKKLYGREYMGVDRSTFIIDGSGKILAAWNKVKSRGHAAAVLQKVQELR, encoded by the coding sequence ATGTCATTAAACGTAAACGACACCATCCCCGGCTTCTGTCTCCCCGATGCAGCCGGTAATAAAATCTGCATCCCGGACGCATCCGCAGACCTCACCGTACTCTACTTCTACCCAAAAGACAACACCTCCGGCTGCACACTGGAAGCAAAAGAATTCTCCGAACTCCTGCCCCGGTTCACCGAACTTGGCGTAAAAGTGTACGGCATCAGTCAGGACAGCATAAAAAGCCATGAAAAGTTCATCCAGAAACAGGAACTCACCGTCCCGCTTCTCTCCGACCCCGACCACATCGCAATCGAAGGATTTGGCGTATGGATCCAGAAAAAACTCTACGGACGTGAATACATGGGCGTTGACCGGAGCACCTTCATCATCGACGGCTCAGGAAAAATCCTTGCTGCATGGAACAAAGTCAAATCCAGAGGCCATGCAG